A part of Propioniciclava coleopterorum genomic DNA contains:
- a CDS encoding thermonuclease family protein → MKKLLGLTLAIALGIGGAAWAAATEPPATVVRVIDGDTFVARLGMREVTVRLLNVDAPEATDQTKPPECLGPEATAFLRGLLPAGAAIELRYDTAREDRYGRTLAAVYRGETLVNAEVARAGFGAAVLFEPNRRYLDAVKRAQEVARHAKAGLYDPARECTLPAQLDRTLLRLSLTSQSATTTAEASQSIADASAALADGEAFGTLLDDVSAGRHPLLLAAHGPDIAQFRFALARALEGARGVRDSRQAERDRMISEEMALEDARIQKALEVELARLAEEARRDEEALLAEANAEAAREEAAAQAQSSAAAPTRRPTPKPTAAATTAPTTAPTMQPTSAAPTRKRTPRPTRTKGSWND, encoded by the coding sequence GTGAAGAAGTTGCTGGGGTTGACCCTTGCCATCGCGCTGGGGATCGGCGGTGCGGCGTGGGCGGCGGCCACGGAGCCGCCGGCCACCGTGGTGCGGGTGATCGACGGTGACACCTTTGTCGCGCGGTTGGGCATGAGGGAGGTCACCGTCAGGCTCCTCAACGTCGACGCGCCGGAGGCCACCGACCAGACGAAGCCGCCGGAGTGCCTCGGCCCCGAGGCGACCGCCTTCCTGCGGGGGTTGCTGCCCGCCGGCGCAGCGATCGAACTGCGCTACGACACCGCGCGCGAGGACCGGTACGGCCGGACGCTCGCCGCCGTGTACCGCGGCGAGACCCTGGTGAACGCCGAGGTCGCGCGCGCCGGCTTCGGCGCCGCGGTGCTGTTCGAGCCGAACCGCCGCTACCTCGACGCGGTGAAGCGGGCCCAAGAGGTCGCCCGGCACGCGAAGGCCGGCCTGTACGACCCCGCCCGGGAGTGCACGCTGCCGGCCCAGCTCGACCGGACGCTGCTGCGGCTCTCGCTGACCTCCCAGTCCGCCACGACGACGGCCGAGGCGTCCCAGTCGATCGCGGACGCCTCCGCCGCGCTCGCCGACGGGGAGGCCTTCGGGACGCTTCTGGACGACGTGTCGGCCGGGCGGCATCCGCTGCTGCTCGCCGCCCACGGCCCGGACATCGCCCAGTTCCGGTTCGCGCTGGCGCGGGCGCTGGAGGGCGCCCGCGGCGTCCGGGACTCGCGGCAGGCGGAGCGGGACCGGATGATCTCCGAGGAGATGGCGCTGGAGGACGCCCGCATCCAGAAGGCCCTCGAGGTGGAACTCGCCCGGCTGGCCGAGGAGGCCCGACGCGACGAGGAGGCGCTGCTGGCCGAGGCGAACGCCGAGGCCGCGCGGGAGGAGGCGGCCGCACAGGCCCAGTCCTCGGCCGCGGCCCCCACGCGGCGGCCGACGCCGAAGCCCACGGCCGCCGCGACCACGGCACCGACCACCGCGCCGACGATGCAGCCCACCTCGGCCGCGCCGACCCGTAAGCGCACCCCGCGTCCGACGCGGACGAAGGGTTCCTGGAACGACTAA